The Pungitius pungitius chromosome 13, fPunPun2.1, whole genome shotgun sequence genome includes the window CCTCTGGCGTTGTGCGTTTTTTGCTGCGTCATGCCTCGGAAATAAAGGACGGCGCTGTATCCGACCTGAGCGGCGCCTCACTGAGCCCTTTGTGAGACTCCGAGAGTCTTTCGCTCAGCATTTGGATTTCCAAACACTCGAGTAATCCTGCAGGAACGCGTCTCTTTCTTCAGCTGTCAGCATCTTTTGAGGGATTCTGCTCCCGTGGTAAATGTCCAATGTAAAACCCTCCAACCTGCTccagaaaaaagggaaaatactgAAGGCTGGATTTGctgtaaaatgttgtttggatcAGCCAGAAATCACAGACTTACACCTACTTTAATTACCCACCTCTTATCATTTCAACATGGACCGGATGCTCACCCAACGTTGGGTTAAATCAACGAAACAATGAGAAACGGCAAAGCAGTGGAGACAAATGAATGTATTCAGAAAAGGATTTGAAAGAATTTAGAACTACTCAAAGCACTGAATTGCAAAGAATGCAGATAATTTGCAAGAAGTGCAACaggtctccctcctctctcagaGCAATGATGTCCTTCTGCAATACAACACATCTGTGGCAATTCTCTGATTCAGTGGAGAAGTTGCTTTCTGTTCATATTTCTATGgattccccttttttttggaaacatcTTTTAGATCATTCAATGAGTCGAGGAACTACTTCTTCCCTTAAAATGTTTTGCTGTCCGGCTTCCGAAGAGGCGGAACCAGCACCTGAGACGGATTACCTTCTCCTAAACCGGACAGGAGTTCTTGGCTTTTATCCTTCTgactcaccggggggggggagggggggagggggggcataaATAATTCTGACGGTCTGATTTATGTCTGTTGTTTTGGAGCCTTGGAGGCTGGGGGAAAAATGGAGGAAATACTGCGAAAGGGAGGATTTTTCTAATAAAGCTTTTAAATTCAGTGCTTCAAATACATTGAAATGCAAAACCTTGACCTCGAGTCAATGTGATTCGTGCACGCCGTCGTGCATAAAGCCATCAGGCGCTTCCCGTCCTCCGCCATGTCTCCACAGACAGACCAGACGGAGACGTCACCACTGGCGGGTGGTTCCAAGTTCAAAGCACATGCAGACATTTGGGTTACTGTGCTTTTTTAAGGGTTTTAGGCTACAATATAATCACAGcatcacacatcacacatttCAATGAAAAGAAACTCGTAGTCATTGAaacgatgatgtcatcaaatcTAATTCAATCAAATTCATTGTTATCTTCTTCTTATGCTTCTAAACCCTGTGTTTTTAGTACCTCTTTGTGGAGGTGAGACCCCACAATGTGTGCACGAATgcatagcacacacacacacacacacactcacaaatgaATACTTTCCTCCCCCTCGTGCATCTACACAtgagcatgcacgcacacataaacaggaagtgaggggggggggggggcttacattCTCTCCGTGCAGCCTCCATCGGGTCATGTAGATGAACTCCAGAGTGTGGTCTCTTCCCATGATCTCTCCGTTGCACAGCACATCCAGCTGGAGAcagcagatgaaaaaaaatggtatcAGAAATAATTCAGATTTAAGAATTGTTAATAGACATAAATCCTAGATCAAAAATTTAATCTAATAAAAGGCTCAAAATGACGTGTGCAAGATGCAGTGCAAAAGCCTGAAAGGATGATGTGACACGTACATTGACAaaggaaatggaaatgaaaaaaaaccctcttaaaTCCAGTTGCGCACAGTGAAAAAAGAGGGGAAGTTGTCTGTGGTTTTGAGTGGGAGGCTGCAGTGAACGTGTGAGGGACTGTTTGAAGCTCCGCCTCAAGCAAATGTGGAAGCCATCAGTTTTGAATCTGACggattttttttacaagtgGCCCGACTCACATTCTTTGGATGTTTGGTCTATTTTAATAAAGTGGGAAattttttagatattttcttttattttttatttttgtgttgtctATTTATTGACACGTTGAAGGTTCATGTCTGGTAGCTCTGTGTGGCGGCTTGATAGCCTTTGGGGTTTTAAGTCTGCAGCTATTAAAATGCATAATAGTGAAACATTTGCCATTGTTTGATCAGATAAATGTTCCTCATTTTGCTTCCTGctgaaaaataatatttttgcaTTGCGTAAACAGTAGTCAGCAAAACAACACAGACAAATGCTGGCTTTAAAGTCACATTAGCAACTTTTTATAGATGTTAAATACAACATGGAATTTTCCTTTTTACCAAGCTTTGAAAAATGTTGCGTTTTGGTCCCTTTAGATAACCagaaattgaaataaatatagTTTTAGATTCAACGGATTAAATTCAATAtggatatatacatatatgaaatatataaatgaaacgTAACTAGTTTTTCTCTGTGCGTTGTATGATTCCTCCTTAATATCACGTGACTATGACGTCACCTGAGCCTATTCAAAGGCTTTGTTGATGTTATGCACGAACGCCACTTGTTCATctgcaaacacatttcatttaaggGATGTCAAGTGCGTGGACCTCAATTTAAATGGTAATTGAATGTGTTCCTTACCTCGTAAGAGCTCGGCAGCTTTAGTTTGAGGCTGAGAAACTTCTTAATTGTTCCCACTGTGACTCTGCTGGAGCAGCGGATGAACCTCTTCATCAAATCCTAAACGAGACGAGAGACAAACGACTGTGAGCCGAAAGGGCGCCGTGCGTCCCTTCAATAAGCGGACTCGCGTGGATTCATCCGAAGACTTGCCCGATGGGAGCGCCGCGCAAAGGGAAACACCCACCGTGACGGTGCTCTCCCCCGCCTGCGCCCCGTTGCGGAGGCAGTCCAGACAGATGGCTATCTGAGGGTCACTCCTGTGGTAGTCTTCGTCGTggccgccgccgtcctcctcatcgtggccaccaccgccaccaccaccgccacctcCGCCTCCGCAGTCGCCTCCGGCGTCGGGCATCCCGATCCGCTGACACGCCACAGTTTCGGCTGCGGGACGAGAGCAGAGTGCTCAGGCGAATGTTCACAGGGTGTAAAATAAGCGAGATGTGATGCCCTCAGATCTTCTttgaaaattagaaaaaaagtttatttcaaTATAAGGTTTTATTAAGGTTAAAAATATCATTGCTGTGTGACAATACTAAATGATTGTCCACTATGAAGCCAGTGAGGGGTTTATTATTCGTTCCCAGATGTTGCGGATTTAAATTTTCTCCTCATCGGGCCGACAGTGAGATCACAACTGTGTTTGGAGTCGGAGTGACGGGGAGCTCACCTTGACCGTTCTCTCTGGGTTGGTTCTTCTTCCAGAATTCGACCTCCTGCTGTTCCTCTCCTGGTTCACATGAGCGGGTGAGAAGAACGACAGGTAAAGAGACCGCACGGGCGGAAGTGTTTCTAGAAAGAAGGAAGCGCGGTTCTGATGCTGCATTGGCCGGTGCACCGATGGAAATCCTGTGTGATGCACACGCACCATGTGCCACTCAAGTTGTGTTAAATGTGGTTTCATTCACTCATTTCACAAAATATTAAGCACTGCATGGCATATGGCTaatatg containing:
- the pcgf5b gene encoding polycomb group RING finger protein 5-B, coding for MAATGRKHLVKDFNHFITCYLCRGYLIKPTTVTECLHTFCKSCIVQHFEDSNDCPKCGIQVHETNPLEMLRLDNTLEEIIFKLVPGLREREEQQEVEFWKKNQPRENGQAETVACQRIGMPDAGGDCGGGGGGGGGGGGHDEEDGGGHDEDYHRSDPQIAICLDCLRNGAQAGESTVTDLMKRFIRCSSRVTVGTIKKFLSLKLKLPSSYELDVLCNGEIMGRDHTLEFIYMTRWRLHGENTYPMVLEYRPRIDFG